CACTCCCCAGTCTCGTGGCAGGACTCAAAGAGGCTGCAATCAATGTCACAGTCACAGTTGCAGTCGTTGTTGCCGTGGTCTTCGTCGGAGGTCTGGTAATATCTATTGGATGGACAACAGGTATCTGTCAGCCAGTGTTCACAGGTATCAGGCAGCATTATAAGAAAGTCCCAAAACTGGCAGAACAAGCAGGCCAGGATAAGTGTTGCACATTCATctaagagaaaggaaaagcagggagatgTGAGAACAAGCTGAGATTACCCAGGTTTAGGCCAGTGTGGCTACACAGAAGTGAGAGGGGTGGGCTAAAAGTACACTGATGATAACTTCTTCCATAGAGACAAgtgaaaagtttattttttattttatttgctttggaaaaacaaCAGCTGTATGAAAAGAATTTGAATGGAAATATTCTGTGACAGTGAAATCCAGAAGAACAAGCCCTATAAACCAAATTTTATCTTCTCATGCCTGGACAGCAAGGAGGCTGGAGAGGCAcaagaggctgggaagggacacagccaggacagctgaccccagctggtTAGAAGGATATTCCAGgggaagggacacagccaggacagctgaccccatCTGGTTAGAAGGATATTCCAATCATATGGCATCAATATAAATCAAGAAGAAAACGAGCAGGGGTTTCTGCTCATATAACTGACTTGATATCAGTTGGTGAGTGGTGAGCAATTGTAATGTGTATTCCTTGTTTTTTatattctaattattttttttcttctttttctgtcctattaaactgtatttatttcatcccatgagttttattcctttcagCCGATCATATGGCATCAATATAAATCAAGAAGAAAACGAGCAGGGGTTTCTGCTCATATAACTGACTTGATATCAGTTGGTGAGTGGTGAGCAATTGTAATGTGTATTCCTTGTTTTTTATATtctaattattatatttttttcttctttttctgtcctattaagctgtatttatttcatcccatgagttttcttcctttcagccTTCTGGTACCCCCATTTTGCAGTGGGGCAGTGAGTGAGGGGTTATGTGGGGCTGAGTTGGTGTCTGGGATTAAGCCATGACaccagcacaggtgacactggagtttattttcattttcacaaaagTCTGCACTAAGAATGTTCAAAGACTGTCAAGTtcagggagggagagcaggtCTGGAGAAGAGCATTCAGAGAGGGGAGTGTGCTggccagggctcagctcaggATCCTGCCAACTCCCCACCAAACGGGGTTCTCACCTTCTCATTCACAAATGCCAATTTTTCAAAGGAGACAAAAGTTTGGAAAATAGATTATGAAGGATGTGTGTCTGGAGCCAGTGAATATTCCTGAAAACTTGGTCACCATGACTAAAACTCTGTGCTATGTTTGTGCCCTCCCAAAATCAACTAATTAACTCTGCACCCCTCAGCCtctggggagctgctcaggcacagcaggtGTGAGATTCCAACTGTGTGAATCCAGTTGGAGCACAGACCCAgacctttcctctttttttattttttttccccttcttgtttttggaaaggaaaaatgccttCAACAATATGAATGTCTTTTCATTGGTTCTTTCAGGAAAGCATATGGTTATAACCACATTTCTTGCCCTAGGATGACTAACTGTGAACTCATTCAACTGCATTGGTTCTGTTGTGGCATTTTCTAGCTCACGTAACATTAAGTTCACTGCCAGGAAGTTTCCAGAattatgctttcttttttttttttagaaagctttcttgatgaaaaacaaaatttaaaaaaaaaaatcattccagCTTCTTTATTAAAAAGGCAGTTAAAGCAGGTAGCAAGAACAAATAGCATATGACTGAACTTCTAAGTGGCATATCATCACCAATGTTATCAATTTTAATACTTATTTAAATATGTCAAGATCTATTTAGGTTCAGACAAGCACAACTAACTTCTGAGTCAGTTCTGTCAAATAAGAATGACTAGATTTTGGTGATACTTAGTCAATTCAtgcttatatttttttctagctaaatgaactgaaataattataaaattgaAACATTTAATAAGGTGACACCACTGCATTTAATTGTATGAAATTTACACTGTAGAAAATGTAATCATTTTATCCAGCAGTCCTTGGTGTAATTAAGACTATTCTTTTTAGATCTCTTATGTTTATGAAATTTCTTTCCTATACATAGATGTGAGAGACAGAATTCAAAATTATGTCTTAATTAAGGatttggcaatttttttcttcctctccaaagatccattttttaataacagagtttttttcccctgaatgtGTTAACCATAATGGTGCTTATGTAATCTGGAGAGAATAGATATGATTCTTAGGGCTTCATCCAGGAAAGAGAGCACACAAAAAGCACAAGATTTTAATAATAAAGTAATGTTTCAGCACAGACTCTGTGATGTGCAGTAAAGATGCTTTTAAATTCCCATCAGAGCACACACCATGAACTGTGATAATGGATGtaacacatttcaaaaaatcTGCATGTGTGAGGCTTTTTGGTCCTGTTTTAAGTGGGGtaatgtatataaataataGATATTAGCAATTAGACATCCATTCCTATGCATtcatttatatatttgaaaataaattagcCACAAACTGCATAAAAGAGGATGCAATCTCTTGTTTCCCCCtctgttttccctgctgtttgccAAAAGACATTACTGCATTTATCTCAGTGAGAACAATGACCTCAGCTCTCATTCTCTACATTAGTAGATTAATTAGCACAAAAGAagaatttataataatttttctaacaTGCCTCATCTCTAAGTTTTCCTGCTCTTGTTTGGTGGCATCTGCTCACACAGATGATGCTCTGGAGAACCCTGGTCCAAAGCTTGTTGAAGCATTTCTGGTCATCCTTGGTGAGACCTATGAgtgctgtattttctcttgtCTGAGGACAGGGAACAAAATAACCACCAATTTCCTCATCTATTGCTCTGCTTTCAGAGGTTCTCcaagcaaaagcaaacaggatTTGGTTTCATGTATGTGGAATAAGCAGTAAGTTGTCAGAGTGGAGTGAGCTGAGTATGCAGTGACAACCACAAATCTGTCTTCCTTTGGTTTTCTTGGCTTCTATCCAGCCCTTAACATTATTAATTAAGCACAGAttggggagtttttttgttgttaatttccTTCACGTTTAGCTTTTTTAAGGAGAATGAAATCTGTTATTTGCATCACATGGTGCACACCTATGTGCCAGTAGTGGTTGAGATAGTCCACAGACTCAAAAACAGGGAGTCTCTGGACATGAGGACAAGTCCCCTGAATAAAGATAAATACTTCAGACCCTTCCTTGAAATTAAGTGTATTCCAACAGATGTATCAGAGACATCCCTTTTGTAAGGACCTGTGACACAATGGAGATGTTAATGATTCCTGGAGAACAGGGCACTTTATTGAGTTGATCTGTATTTAGAAATGCTTAATTTAGGAATTGTTAAATGATATGCACGACAGATCCCAGCTCCATTGGATTTAACACGCTAATCCATTATTGCAAAAGGCACTcaaaagaaacttcaaaaataCTTCACAGAGCCTTTTTTTAACATCCACTGGAATAACCAGGAATAGATTTATCTGATACTGACACTGGTGCCTCTGTGCAAGCACTCATTACTGAAGTACAAATGCTCTGTGGCACAATAGGCTCTAAGCTCCTCTTCTATGACTTTAGTATCACTGACAATTTAAGATCATCTTCTAGAAATTCTCATCTATCACACAAATGTCTGCAGGGCAACTTAACATTGCTTTTGGCAATGTTCTTGAACCTCCTGTTCAACATTTAATTTCGAGTTGGTTATACATAGTTCTTTTGCAGTGGGCATTATTTAGGAACCAGCTCAAATGTGATCTGTTTTATAAAACGTACCGTCACTGTCTCTCTGATGTACTGATGCATCATCTTCAATGTAAGCGAActctctgcatttctccagGGAAGCAATGGATGATCTGCTTGCATCTGAcaatttcttctcatttttggTGCCCTTTGATGAAGCGTCTGTGATGCTGAATTCTGTGACAGAACTCATAACAATACCTTTCATAGGCTTTTCATCTGtgtgtttttcatttgtaaGCTGGTTATCTGGTgggattaggaaaaaaaaaaagactgcgATACCAAGGCAGAGATCTGAAAGAATAACATATGCAGAATTTTCAAACCTACAGTTGTTTACTTCCAAGGCCTAACCCTTCTTACCTAATGATTTCAGTCTCTTTGCAAAGGTTTATTCATAGTAAGGGTATTTGTGAACTTGCCTTCTAAGGTTTTCTCTTAAACCCAGAGGACTTAGAGGTTAAGTAATAATTCACTTCCAGTGGGTGGGATCAGGTTtggaaagaagacagaaaactaTTGCCTCGGTTGACATCTATTTCAAGTCTGATATCCTAACTTCAATTTGTGacataaaagaaagcaaaacaattatCTCATTATTTTTTAGCTGCAACTTTGTTTCCCTAAATTAACAGCCAACAATGTGCACGTAGGCAGTACCTGGATGCAGATGTGCCAGCTCACCGTGGCTCATAATCTTGTAGCAAAGACAGCCAGATGGTCTCTGTTTAGCATCCAGATTCCTTATTTCATAACTTCATCCCCACTTGCATTGTTGGCCTGGAAGTCAGCTAGGAGATGGGATACTTCACATGCTGTCAGCGTGCCAGAGAGGCAGCTCAAAAACCAGAGGGGGAGCTTAATTTTAAGCCCCAACTAGGGGAAAGGTTAAGACGAGTTCTGAGTTCAATTTATTCTTGAAGAACTTCTCAGGCACAGATAAACACGGGTTGATATATAGTTTCACTCACTCTCTGAAGTGATCAAGTGGCCAAAAAACAGTCTTTCCCTCCATGGTGGGGATG
This DNA window, taken from Ficedula albicollis isolate OC2 chromosome 12, FicAlb1.5, whole genome shotgun sequence, encodes the following:
- the LOC101811468 gene encoding myoD family inhibitor domain-containing protein-like, which produces MDKGCHSCGLGKPSPLKVAQEPFNPDRRTSSLPLLALPGVTPSSEDHPDNQLTNEKHTDEKPMKGIVMSSVTEFSITDASSKGTKNEKKLSDASRSSIASLEKCREFAYIEDDASVHQRDSDDECATLILACLFCQFWDFLIMLPDTCEHWLTDTCCPSNRYYQTSDEDHGNNDCNCDCDIDCSLFESCHETGECLELAMEISEVCYR